In Primulina eburnea isolate SZY01 chromosome 5, ASM2296580v1, whole genome shotgun sequence, a single window of DNA contains:
- the LOC140833128 gene encoding B2 protein isoform X3, giving the protein MDSYHSFWQLGDELRGQSKVLEDHAWLMAASKLAEHTRSKAERRINIDLSKGTSDVRHRDNFGFQEDNKFESFNVNMLNVDNKFSENVSKSSLSNGIHNMDAVFQNTITNSMRTMSGSKYDNINNHKDPYSSNNNKDDGASINNSADKRFKTLPSAEILPRNKVLGGYIFVCNNDTMQEDLKRQLFGLPPRYRDSVRAITPGLPLFLYNYTTHQLHGVFEATTFGGSNIDPTAWEDKKCKGESRFPAQVRIRIRKLYKPLDEDAFRPVLHHYDGPKFRLELSVPETLDLLDLCEKGGA; this is encoded by the exons ATGGACAGCTATCATAGCTTTTGGCAGTTGGGGGATGAGCTTCGAGGACAGTCAAAAGTGTTAGAGGACCATGCATGGCTGATGGCTGCTTCAAAATTGGCTGAGCATACAAGGTCAAAGGCTGAACGTAGAATAAACATAGATCTCTCAAAGGGTACTTCCGATGTGAGGCATAGGGATAATTTTGGGTTTCAGGAAGATAATAAGTTTGAAAGTTTTAATGTCAACATGTTAAACGTGGACAATAAGTTCAGCGAGAATGTAAGCAAAAGCTCCCTGTCAAATGGCATCCACAATATGGATGCTGTGTTTCAGAATACCATCACCAACTCTATGAGGACTATGTCAGGAAGTAAATATGACAATATCAACAATCACAAGGATCCATATAGCAGCAACAATAACAAGGATGATGGTGCAAGTATTAACAATTCTGCCGACAAAAGGTTTAAAACTTTGCCGTCTGCGGAAATACTTCCCAGGAATAAGGTTTTGGGTGGATATATCTTTGTCTGCAACAATGATACAATGCAGGAAGATTTGAAGCGACAACTCTTTG GTCTTCCACCAAGATACCGAGACTCTGTGAGAGCGATAACCCCGGGCTTACCTTTATTCCTCTACAATTATACCACTCATCAGTTACATGGCGTTTTTGAG GCAACAACTTTTGGGGGTTCTAACATTGATCCCACTGCGTGGGAAGATAAAAAATGCAAAGGCGAGTCAAGGTTTCCTGCACAG GTAAGAATCCGTATCAGGAAACTCTACAAGCCTTTGGATGAAGATGCTTTTAGGCCAGTCCTCCATCATTATGATGGTCCTAAGTTTCGCCTTGAGCTGTCTGTACCTGAG ACCTTGGATTTGTTAGATCTCTGTGAGAAAGGCGGTGCATAA
- the LOC140833128 gene encoding uncharacterized protein isoform X2 — MGVSLCGMDSYHSFWQLGDELRGQSKVLEDHAWLMAASKLAEHTRSKAERRINIDLSKGTSDVRHRDNFGFQEDNKFESFNVNMLNVDNKFSENVSKSSLSNGIHNMDAVFQNTITNSMRTMSGSKYDNINNHKDPYSSNNNKDDGASINNSADKRFKTLPSAEILPRNKVLGGYIFVCNNDTMQEDLKRQLFGLPPRYRDSVRAITPGLPLFLYNYTTHQLHGVFEATTFGGSNIDPTAWEDKKCKGESRFPAQVRIRIRKLYKPLDEDAFRPVLHHYDGPKFRLELSVPETLDLLDLCEKGGA; from the exons ATGG GAGTTTCATTGTGCGGTATGGACAGCTATCATAGCTTTTGGCAGTTGGGGGATGAGCTTCGAGGACAGTCAAAAGTGTTAGAGGACCATGCATGGCTGATGGCTGCTTCAAAATTGGCTGAGCATACAAGGTCAAAGGCTGAACGTAGAATAAACATAGATCTCTCAAAGGGTACTTCCGATGTGAGGCATAGGGATAATTTTGGGTTTCAGGAAGATAATAAGTTTGAAAGTTTTAATGTCAACATGTTAAACGTGGACAATAAGTTCAGCGAGAATGTAAGCAAAAGCTCCCTGTCAAATGGCATCCACAATATGGATGCTGTGTTTCAGAATACCATCACCAACTCTATGAGGACTATGTCAGGAAGTAAATATGACAATATCAACAATCACAAGGATCCATATAGCAGCAACAATAACAAGGATGATGGTGCAAGTATTAACAATTCTGCCGACAAAAGGTTTAAAACTTTGCCGTCTGCGGAAATACTTCCCAGGAATAAGGTTTTGGGTGGATATATCTTTGTCTGCAACAATGATACAATGCAGGAAGATTTGAAGCGACAACTCTTTG GTCTTCCACCAAGATACCGAGACTCTGTGAGAGCGATAACCCCGGGCTTACCTTTATTCCTCTACAATTATACCACTCATCAGTTACATGGCGTTTTTGAG GCAACAACTTTTGGGGGTTCTAACATTGATCCCACTGCGTGGGAAGATAAAAAATGCAAAGGCGAGTCAAGGTTTCCTGCACAG GTAAGAATCCGTATCAGGAAACTCTACAAGCCTTTGGATGAAGATGCTTTTAGGCCAGTCCTCCATCATTATGATGGTCCTAAGTTTCGCCTTGAGCTGTCTGTACCTGAG ACCTTGGATTTGTTAGATCTCTGTGAGAAAGGCGGTGCATAA
- the LOC140831457 gene encoding uncharacterized protein has protein sequence MELQMVNVYIKNKWLEFQNEISLSHGYYVQQASIGIEFGVYNVINFQGSSSAKHRRLTHDIQRDDISCSCMKFQFEGIPCRHMLAFFRINQVFHLPDQYILKRWTKDAKIGVHYTMAEQNVVDDPERCLMSRHMRLSCKASALIDVTSFSDEGTNFLTDQFDCIDSKMKEMNINRTLRSGIQSRRTLDGAIGIIDPSEIRTKGRGKRLKSSKEKSTSRDRQCRGCERRGVSHDKHDKVHLSGQPSKMITLMRTQMKKILAQYMVVQSCGQLEWALITEINLYEVMFLVLMLIDLRGVHRNRDLKSARELVKLQQPPEPDFTADAD, from the exons ATGGAATTGCAAATGGTGAATGTATACATCAAAAACAAATGGTTGGAGTTTCAAAATGAAATTAGTCTGAGTCATGGTTATTATGTGCAACAAGCATCTATTGGAATTGAGTTTGGGGTTTACAATGTCATTAATTTTCAAGGTTCTTCTTCTGCCAAACATAGGCGGCTTACGCATGACATACAAAGAGACGATATATCATGTAGTTGCATGAAATTTCAATTTGAGGGTATTCCGTGCAGGCATATGTTAGCATTTTTTCGTATCAACCAAGTTTTCCACTTACCTGATCAGTATATACTCAAACGGTGGACAAAAGATGCAAAGATTGGTGTACATTACACTATGGCTGAGCAAAATGTGGTTGACGATCCAGAAAGGTGTTTGATGTCTAGACATATGAGGCTATCTTGTAAAGCCTCAGCTTTAATTGATGTTACATCTTTCAGTGATGAGGGGACAAACTTTTTGACTGATCAGTTTGATTGTATTGATAGCAAAATGAAGGAGATGAATATTAATAGAACATTACGCAGTGGAATTCAAAGTAGGAGAACCTTGGATGGAGCCATTGGTATCATTGATCCTTCTGAAATTAGAACAAAAGGACGTGGGAAGAGACTAAAATCATCGAAAGAAAAGTCAACATCAAGGGACAGACAGTGTCGTGGATGCGAGCGTCGAGGCGTGTCACATGACAAAC ATGACAAAGTTCATTTATCAGGTCAACCGTCAAAAATGATAACACTGATGAGAACTCAGATGAAGAAGATTTTGGCTCAATACATG GTAGTACAAAGTTGTGGACAACTGGAATGGGCTTTGATAACTGAAATTAATCTGTATGAAGTTATGTTTTTGGTGCTG ATGCTGATTGATCTTCGTGGAGTTCATAGAAATCGAGATCTCAAGAGTGCTCGAGAGTTGGTCAAACTTCAGCAGCCCCCAGAGCCTGATTTTACTGCAGATGCTGATTGA
- the LOC140831454 gene encoding uncharacterized protein: protein MTKHIRPLYIKAHLNGKPLSRVLIDNDSAVNVIPVRMLKSLGKNEEDLIPSEVSVAAFTGETTKTIGVFPADVTVGSMSSLCAFFVVNSSANFQALLGRDWIHANQCIPSSMHQLLLFWKEDDVEVVEADGQQFQTSASAVEARYYNGDYGPIKIRGNSKKENPLQKEKEVAATSIWKAHVQQVLDKLKEEEAWDTYGTEVVQEEEYEDDELQFDELLMAPSKMEDGQHEVQDPLEEINLGELENPKVVYVSKLLEEQLKQDLISMLKEYRDCFAWSYDDIPGLDRKLVEHRLPLKEGFKPFQQPSRCMSKEVELKVKEEVEKMLKAKFIKPIRYTEWLSNIVPVMKKNSKVRICIDFRDLNCATPKDVYVMPIPDMLIDSVARHELLSFMDGFSGYNQIKIAETDTHKTAFRFPGAVGTFEWLVMPFGLKNAGATYQRAMNSIFHDMIGHHIEVYR, encoded by the exons ATGACCAAGCACATAAGGCCGTTGTACATCAAAGCCCACTTGAATGGGAAGCCATTGTCCAGGGTGTTGATTGACAATGATTCAGCTGTGAATGTTATTCCAGTAAGAATGTTGAAAAGTTTGGGCAAAAATGAAGAAGACTTGATTCCTTCGGAAGTTTCGGTTGCTGCATTTACAGGAGAAACCACCAAGACCATTGGGGTATTCCCCGCTGATGTTACTGTGGGGAGTATGTCATCGTTATGTGCATTTTTCGTGGTAAACTCCTCCGCCAACTTCCAAGCGTTGTTAGGCAGAGATTGGATCCATGCAAACCAGTGCATACCATCCTCAATGCACCAACTGCTATTATTTTGGAAAGAGGATGATGTGGAGGTTGTAGAAGCTGATGGACAGCAGTTTCAAACAAGTGCAAGTGCAGTTGAAGCTAGATATTACAATGGAGATTATGGGCCCATCAAAATCCGTGGCAatagcaagaaagaaaatccaCT ccaaaaagaaaaagaggtaGCTGCAACCTCTATATGGAAGGCACATGTGCAGCAAGTACTGGACAAACTAAAGGAAGAGGAAGCATGGGACACTTatggaactgaagttgtccaagaAGAAGAATACGAAGATGATGAGCTCCAATTCGATGAGTTGTTGATGGCGCCATCTAAAATGGAAGATGGCCAACATGAAGTGCAAGACCCATTGGAAGAGATTAACTTGGGGGAGCTTGAGAATCCAAAAGTGGTATATGTGAGTAAGCTACTGGAAGAGCAGTTGAAGCAAGACTTGATCAGCATGTTGAAGGAATACAGAGATTGTTTTGCATGGAGTTATGATGACATTCCAGGGTTGGACCGAAAATTGGTCGAACACCGACTTCCACTCAAAGAAGGTTTCAAACCATTTCAACAGCCATCTCGTTGCATGTCAAAAGAAGTTGAATTGAAAGTGAAAGAGGAAGTTGAGAAAATGTTAAAGGCCAAGTTTATAAAGCCAATCAGATATACCGAATGGCTTTCGAACATTGTGCCAGTCATGAAAAAGAATAGCAAGGTAAGAATATGCATCGACTTCCGAGACTTGAACTGTGCAACTCCCAAAGATGTATATGTGATGCCGATACCTGATATGTTAATTGATTCAGTGGCTAGACATGAATTGTTATCCTTCATGGATGGATTCTCGGGCTACAACCAGATCAAAATAGCAGAGACTGACACTCACAAAACAGCATTCAGATTCCCGGGAGCTGTTGGTACGTTTGAATGGCTTGTTATGCCATTCGGGCTAAAGAACGCAGGGGCCACGTACCAAAGAGCTATGAACTCgatctttcatgacatgataggGCATCACATTGAAGTATATAGATGA
- the LOC140831455 gene encoding protein FAR1-RELATED SEQUENCE 5-like: MEENSGDELSYIPQVGDNQKPEIGMKFESLEETFSFYNQYARESGFSARMSNSKKSKKTNEVIWKKFVCFKEGHTDAIRWSKQSKSDEPIKERARGEIRTGCKSKYSVVKEQTGLGWVVSTFIKSHNHPLSTPSKVNLLRSHRTVSAAKKALSQQFAEANVPTCQQMRLFEIESGGPGHVGCTERDIRNYEKTLRDEHKGIDAETLIDFFLSEKDKSSTFFFDYETDSDNRFIRCFWADPVSRRAYTAFGDVVVFDTTYNTNKYGMIFAPFVGVNHHHQTIVFGCGFLSDEKTDSFVWLLNKFLEAMPKGAPNLIITDQDPALTKAIGEVFPKTIHRYCLWHILNEFPDKLNPATFRDHYQSIKNFIVHSTTSIEFERSWEEVMNCADLVENDWLSLMYELRHKWVPAYFNHVFSAGMSSSQRSESSHSFFKKYVCSNNSLMDFIICFNKALRHQRQLPIILI; the protein is encoded by the coding sequence ATGGAAGAAAACAGCGGCGATGAACTGTCATACATTCCCCAAGTTGGAGACAATCAAAAGCCAGAAATAGGGATGAAATTCGAATCTTTAGAGGAGACGTTTTCGTTCTACAACCAATACGCACGAGAATCTGGTTTTAGTGCGAGAATGAGCAATAGCAAAAAAAGTAAGAAAACAAATGAAGTTATCTGGAAAAAATTTGTATGCTTTAAAGAAGGACATACAGATGCAATTAGATGGAGTAAACAATCAAAAAGTGATGAACCAATAAAGGAAAGAGCTCGTGGTGAGATTAGAACTGGATGTAAGTCAAAGTATTCAGTTGTGAAGGAACAAACTGGTCTAGGTTGGGTTGTTAGTACCTTCATAAAAAGTCATAATCATCCACTATCAACTCCTTCAAAGGTGAATTTGTTACGCTCACATCGTACTGTTTCTGCAGCAAAGAAAGCACTGAGTCAACAGTTTGCAGAAGCGAATGTACCTACTTGTCAACAAATGCGATTGTTTGAAATAGAGTCTGGAGGGCCTGGACATGTAGGTTGCACGGAAAGAGATATAAGAAACTACGAGAAAACGCTTAGGGATGAGCACAAGGGTATTGATGCCGAAACATTGATTGATTTCTTTCTGTCTGAGAAAGACAAGAGTTCAACTTTCTTTTTTGATTACGAGACAGATTCAGACAATAGATTTATTCGTTGTTTTTGGGCGGATCCTGTGTCACGGAGGGCATACACTGCATTTGGTGATGTAGTGGTGTTTGATACAACGTATAACACCAACAAATATGGGATGATTTTTGCACCATTTGTAGGagttaatcatcatcatcagaccaTTGTTTTCGGTTGTGGATTTTTGAGTGATGAGAAAACTGATTCTTTTGTTTGGTTGCTTAATAAGTTTCTAGAAGCCATGCCTAAAGGAGCACCAAACTTGATCATAACTGACCAGGATCCTGCTCTGACGAAAGCCATAGGTGAAGTTTTCCCTAAAACAATTCATCGATATTGTTTGTGGCACATTCTAAACGAATTCCCAGATAAATTGAACCCGGCGACTTTTCGTGACCACTATCAAAGCATAAAAAATTTCATTGTACATTCTACGACTTCTATTGAATTTGAGAGATCATGGGAAGAGGTTATGAATTGTGCTGACTTGGTAGAAAATGATTGGCTGTCATTGATGTATGAGTTGCGACATAAGTGGGTGCCAGCATATTTCAACCATGTATTTTCTGCTGGAATGTCAAGTAGTCAGAGGTCTGAAAGTTCACATTCATTTTTCAAGAAGTACGTCTGTAGCAATAACTCGTTGATGGATTTTATAATTTGTTTCAATAAGGCACTTCGACACCAAAGACAGTTGCCGATCATACTGATTTGA
- the LOC140833128 gene encoding uncharacterized protein isoform X1 codes for MTSLEIMCLLEITKFVNLRCYSEINGVSLCGMDSYHSFWQLGDELRGQSKVLEDHAWLMAASKLAEHTRSKAERRINIDLSKGTSDVRHRDNFGFQEDNKFESFNVNMLNVDNKFSENVSKSSLSNGIHNMDAVFQNTITNSMRTMSGSKYDNINNHKDPYSSNNNKDDGASINNSADKRFKTLPSAEILPRNKVLGGYIFVCNNDTMQEDLKRQLFGLPPRYRDSVRAITPGLPLFLYNYTTHQLHGVFEATTFGGSNIDPTAWEDKKCKGESRFPAQVRIRIRKLYKPLDEDAFRPVLHHYDGPKFRLELSVPETLDLLDLCEKGGA; via the exons ATGACTTCTCTCGAGATCATGTGTTTACTGGAAATAACGAAATTTGTTAATCTGCGATGTTATTCCGAAATAAATG GAGTTTCATTGTGCGGTATGGACAGCTATCATAGCTTTTGGCAGTTGGGGGATGAGCTTCGAGGACAGTCAAAAGTGTTAGAGGACCATGCATGGCTGATGGCTGCTTCAAAATTGGCTGAGCATACAAGGTCAAAGGCTGAACGTAGAATAAACATAGATCTCTCAAAGGGTACTTCCGATGTGAGGCATAGGGATAATTTTGGGTTTCAGGAAGATAATAAGTTTGAAAGTTTTAATGTCAACATGTTAAACGTGGACAATAAGTTCAGCGAGAATGTAAGCAAAAGCTCCCTGTCAAATGGCATCCACAATATGGATGCTGTGTTTCAGAATACCATCACCAACTCTATGAGGACTATGTCAGGAAGTAAATATGACAATATCAACAATCACAAGGATCCATATAGCAGCAACAATAACAAGGATGATGGTGCAAGTATTAACAATTCTGCCGACAAAAGGTTTAAAACTTTGCCGTCTGCGGAAATACTTCCCAGGAATAAGGTTTTGGGTGGATATATCTTTGTCTGCAACAATGATACAATGCAGGAAGATTTGAAGCGACAACTCTTTG GTCTTCCACCAAGATACCGAGACTCTGTGAGAGCGATAACCCCGGGCTTACCTTTATTCCTCTACAATTATACCACTCATCAGTTACATGGCGTTTTTGAG GCAACAACTTTTGGGGGTTCTAACATTGATCCCACTGCGTGGGAAGATAAAAAATGCAAAGGCGAGTCAAGGTTTCCTGCACAG GTAAGAATCCGTATCAGGAAACTCTACAAGCCTTTGGATGAAGATGCTTTTAGGCCAGTCCTCCATCATTATGATGGTCCTAAGTTTCGCCTTGAGCTGTCTGTACCTGAG ACCTTGGATTTGTTAGATCTCTGTGAGAAAGGCGGTGCATAA
- the LOC140831458 gene encoding uncharacterized protein, which yields MPLAVAFIQKSEPESWANALFRGNLWGVINNNIAECWNNWIKPARYLYVVSMVDHICVEIMNMMYRRREATLGMVKELSPAKEKAVMRTYIESHTLRVNRSSGWKFEVVDGDKTCAVGLNEWTCSCRSWQIHMLSCKHACAAIESKSMSVYAFCDKFFKTDMYCQTYKGIINLIPTFDMYEFNGDEGYVINSPDVCSQPGRRRTQRIPSQIQSRLSKCSRCRVRGHNRRSCKEAIN from the coding sequence ATGCCACTTGCAGTAGCATTTATTCAGAAGTCTGAGCCTGAAAGCTGGGCTAATGCTTTGTTTCGTGGAAATCTTTGGGGTGTTATAAATAATAACATCGCTGAATGTTGGAATAATTGGATTAAACCAGCTCGTTATCTCTATGTTGTTTCTATGGTTGACCATATATGTGTGGAAATAATGAATATGATGTACCGACGACGCGAAGCAACATTAGGCATGGTGAAAGAATTAAGCCCAGCAAAGGAGAAGGCTGTTATGAGAACATACATTGAATCTCACACCTTGAGAGTGAACCGTTCAAGTGGTTGGAAGTTTGAAGTAGTTGATGGTGATAAAACATGTGCTGTTGGTTTGAATGAATGGACTTGTTCATGTAGATCCTGGCAGATCCATATGCTCTCGTGCAAACATGCTTGTGCTgccatagaatcgaagtcaatgTCGGTATACGCCTTCTgtgataaatttttcaaaactgaTATGTATTGTCAAACATACAAGGGCATTATTAATCTCATACCGACATTTGACATGTACGAGTTCAATGGCGATGAAGGATATGTAATCAATTCTCCTGATGTGTGTAGTCAGCCAGGGCGTAGAAGGACTCAAAGAATACCATCCCAAATTCAATCACGTCTGTCAAAGTGTAGTCGTTGTCGTGTACGAGGACACAACCGAAGAAGCTGTAAAGAAGCTATAAACTAG